The Mesorhizobium sp. INR15 region CTGGTGTCCGATCTTTTGAAGAAGAGCCAGCCGGTGCAGCACAAGCAGGTTGCGAACGGCTGATAACGATCTGAAACAGTTGATAAAAAAGGCGCTGGAGAAATCCGGCGCCTTTTTCATTTGAGGCCAACAACGCGGTCCGGCAAGCCGGAACCGTCAGTCCTTCTTGTAGAGCAGCCAGCTCTTGCCAGCGCGGCCGGCCATGGCGGAGTGTTTGGTCACGCGGTTGCGACCGCTGACCTTCGAACGATAGAGCGCCCGGTCGGCCTTGGTGTAGAGGTCTTCGGGACCTTCGGCCTCGGAAGCCATGCAGATGCCCATGGAGACGGTGACGGTGCCGTAGTTGGTGCCGGTCTGGCTGCTGGTGAACGGCGTCTGTTCGATCAGCGCGCGGATGCGCTCGGCAATTTCGTAAGTGGTGTCCTCGCTGGCGCCCTCGATGATCAGCGCGAATTCCTCGCCACCGGTGCGGGCTACAAACATGTCGCCAAGAATGCTGGTCTGGAAAATGTCGGCGATGATCTGGATAATCTTGTCGCCGACAGGATGGCCGTAGCGGTCGTTGATGTCCTTGAAACGGTCGATGTCGGCAAGGATCAGCGCGTTGAACAGGATGCCCTTGTTGCTGTTGTAGATCCTGGTGATTTCCTTGTCGAAGGCGCGGCGGTTCCAGATATGGGTTAGGGGATCGGTATCGGCGAGCTTCTTGTACTCTTCGAGCTTCGACTTGACACTTTCGAGTTCGGCC contains the following coding sequences:
- a CDS encoding diguanylate cyclase → MQPAAVPTERNTDIAATVVATMRQLGVLGVPRNYEIFYEALSGTNRELSLAVVSLSNRPTQDELDAIGRTFFAQNHGPSIVEHARDVIAKELEDVALLLRSERSHIEKYGRILDETSSGLSGRSLLSQDLLQKIANAMTTATNSTLDHGRQVASTLSDKTAELESVKSKLEEYKKLADTDPLTHIWNRRAFDKEITRIYNSNKGILFNALILADIDRFKDINDRYGHPVGDKIIQIIADIFQTSILGDMFVARTGGEEFALIIEGASEDTTYEIAERIRALIEQTPFTSSQTGTNYGTVTVSMGICMASEAEGPEDLYTKADRALYRSKVSGRNRVTKHSAMAGRAGKSWLLYKKD